In one Deinococcus arcticus genomic region, the following are encoded:
- a CDS encoding IS630 family transposase codes for MRALVKARQRAHPEQRVEFWCQDEARYGTKSVLSKTWMKRGERQSVPHSNGYAWLYVYGFVHPLTGRCDLLRFDSVDVASFNAALHLFKARVDPHNEAHIILYVDNAGWHRSKRVICPEGIELMFSLPYTPELMPAEHLWPPIKAGLVNRAWNSRAELLAAVDERCAWLMTQEALVSHTTFFHWLPNA; via the coding sequence ATCCGGGCGCTGGTTAAAGCAAGGCAGCGAGCGCACCCAGAGCAGCGGGTCGAGTTCTGGTGCCAGGACGAAGCGCGGTACGGCACGAAAAGCGTCCTCAGCAAAACTTGGATGAAGAGAGGGGAACGCCAGAGCGTTCCCCACAGCAACGGGTATGCCTGGCTGTACGTGTACGGCTTCGTCCATCCCTTGACGGGACGCTGTGACCTGCTGCGATTCGACAGTGTCGATGTGGCGTCCTTCAATGCCGCGCTGCACTTGTTTAAGGCACGCGTCGATCCCCACAACGAGGCCCACATCATCCTCTATGTCGACAATGCCGGGTGGCACCGCAGCAAGAGGGTGATCTGTCCTGAAGGCATCGAACTGATGTTTTCTCTACCCTACACACCAGAATTGATGCCCGCCGAGCATCTGTGGCCACCGATCAAAGCGGGGTTGGTCAATCGCGCCTGGAACAGCCGAGCTGAGTTGCTCGCGGCCGTTGACGAGCGATGTGCTTGGCTGATGACCCAAGAGGCGCTGGTTTCGCACACGACGTTTTTCCACTGGCTTCCTAATGCATAA
- a CDS encoding winged helix-turn-helix domain-containing protein: protein MLVQQLGRARSWLSRVVRLYNEHGPDVIEDHRKGRAGQPPVLDAAGRAALDARLQAAPDDGGEWTARKVAEWIELHTGRRVDPTTALLYLHRLGYSRQKGRPVHPKAASEEAQQEQQKKSGRWLKQGSERTQSSGSSSGARTKRGTARKASSAKLG from the coding sequence GTGCTTGTCCAGCAGCTTGGACGCGCCAGAAGTTGGCTGTCCCGTGTGGTCCGGCTCTACAACGAGCACGGCCCTGACGTCATAGAGGACCATCGAAAAGGCCGAGCAGGTCAACCCCCCGTTCTGGATGCTGCAGGGCGAGCCGCGCTTGATGCGCGCCTCCAGGCCGCACCCGATGATGGTGGGGAATGGACTGCACGGAAGGTCGCTGAGTGGATTGAGCTTCACACCGGCCGACGCGTCGATCCGACGACCGCGTTGCTGTATCTGCACCGGCTTGGGTATTCCAGGCAAAAGGGGCGGCCCGTTCATCCCAAGGCCGCCAGTGAGGAAGCGCAACAGGAACAGCAAAAAAAATCCGGGCGCTGGTTAAAGCAAGGCAGCGAGCGCACCCAGAGCAGCGGGTCGAGTTCTGGTGCCAGGACGAAGCGCGGTACGGCACGAAAAGCGTCCTCAGCAAAACTTGGATGA